acTTTATAAAATGATGATAAAGTAGGAATACTCACCTGAATAGGACAAGAATGTGAGAAGGACAGCAATCAGGGGCACCCGGACGAGAGCAGATCTGCGTTGCAGATTCAGGTAGATGAGGGTAAATATGAGAGCGCAAACGCACTCAGTGAAAAAGCCCTGAAGCAAAGAGACCATCAGGGATGTACTGCACTCTCTAGCCATCAGGTTTTTGATCATGTGCATGTCTGTCAGCTCCATGTTCCAGTAAtacacagcaacaaaaatgGCAAAGTGGGCCCCAAAAAACTGGGCTGTAATAGCAAGCAGGGTGGGCAGAGTGGTGGCCTCGAGCTGCAGGAACTTCAACAGAGCCATATTGGGGTTCCCTGAAGCAGCGCCACAGATCATACCGTGGGTCAGCAGCACCACAAACAGTATGGTCACAGTCACATCGGGACCTAAGCCCCCAGCCCACTCACCCACCTCCACAACTGTCTGTACCTCGAGCCAACATGCCACTAACATAAAAGAGGAGGCAAACTCCAAAATGAAGCCAATCCGTGGCCACTTTTTAATGAGTGTTCGAACCGAAGCTGCAAAAATCACAACAGCCAGGAAGTAGCCGAGAGATGCATTCAATCCAGACATAGCTCCGGTCAGACGTCTCCTGCTGTTTCTTCTCAAAAAAAGGAATGAATGAGCAACAACTGTGCTCGCTGTTTGACAACGTGGCACATGTATAGACACATTTCTTATCAGAGACACGTCAGGTTTTTATCCCACAACCACCTGCCAGAATACACATGGGCCTTTGCAAGGTCAGGTCAGGGAGCTGGCCGGCATTGTGGTCATGGAAGCTAAAAGCTCTGTCACATGCCACGTACCCCCCAAGAGACTAACATACAAACTGTTGATCCTATTTATCATGCAACTAAATGGCTGAAGAACAACAATGAGTAAAATGACCATTTACTCCCACTGGACTCAAAGGTTTGGGTAAGGTAGGACAGTTTAACAACATTGTAGCTGAACAAGCCACATGTGGCAAAATATAAGGTATTATTGTAAATATCAGGTGGAATATTAAACTCT
This genomic window from Anabas testudineus chromosome 4, fAnaTes1.2, whole genome shotgun sequence contains:
- the aqp12 gene encoding aquaporin 12, with protein sequence MSGLNASLGYFLAVVIFAASVRTLIKKWPRIGFILEFASSFMLVACWLEVQTVVEVGEWAGGLGPDVTVTILFVVLLTHGMICGAASGNPNMALLKFLQLEATTLPTLLAITAQFFGAHFAIFVAVYYWNMELTDMHMIKNLMARECSTSLMVSLLQGFFTECVCALIFTLIYLNLQRRSALVRVPLIAVLLTFLSYSARGYTSAYINPSLAYGLTFHCPGFTFIEYAVVYWLGSLTGMATALFLYMGHIPRIFARNLLYLQKTRFRVPKGDKADKKKM